A region from the Drosophila takahashii strain IR98-3 E-12201 chromosome 2L, DtakHiC1v2, whole genome shotgun sequence genome encodes:
- the LOC108055471 gene encoding arylalkylamine N-acetyltransferase-like 2 has translation MIAQGTCLLALDENNGGRLVGFVLAGAQFPEDVEQHRIGAEKMDQNTWGNTSRMLSKIEREANIFERFGVSKVLYSHITSVATSMRGRGLGSRLAATLMDVGRSKGFPAMVAYCTSFYSARQKEALGMQCVHSLAYADYKDAEGRPIFTPFAPHTMASTM, from the coding sequence ATGATCGCCCAGGGCACCTGTTTGTTGGCCCTCGATGAGAACAACGGCGGACGACTAGTGGGATTCGTCCTAGCCGGAGCCCAGTTCCCCGAGGATGTGGAACAGCATCGCATTGGAGCTGAAAAAATGGATCAAAACACTTGGGGAAATACTAGCAGGATGCTCTCAAAAATTGAACGGGAAGCCAATATTTTTGAGCGCTTTGGCGTATCGAAAGTCCTCTACTCCCACATTACCAGTGTGGCTACTTCGATGAGGGGCCGAGGACTTGGCTCACGACTAGCCGCTACTTTGATGGATGTGGGCCGATCCAAAGGATTCCCGGCGATGGTGGCCTACTGTACGAGTTTCTACTCTGCCCGCCAAAAGGAGGCCCTAGGGATGCAATGCGTCCATTCCCTCGCCTACGCCGACTATAAAGACGCCGAAGGTCGACCGATCTTCACACCCTTTGCGCCGCACACAATGGCCAGTACAATGTAA